From the Clostridium sp. Marseille-P299 genome, the window TTTATCAATTTGTTTTATATGGGCTAGTATTAATAACTTCAGTTATTAGCTTATTTGGATCTCAATCCAAGGCTGGATTTGCTAGTATACTTGTAGCTGCTTTATTTATTTTAATATTCCTTCGTAAACAATTATTAAAAAAATGGAAGATTATTGTACCAATTGTAGTTATTATTATTGGATCTTTCTTTGTTGTTAATAAAATAAATAATAATGCTTTTATCAATGCAATTAAATACGTCTTTAATACTACTAAATTACCAGAACCAAATCTCACAAGTATTGAAACAAAAGAAGATGGTGTTTATGTTACCTATAAAGGAAATGTATTAAAAGCAACTATCATCATTGAAGATAACACTATTATGTATAGTGCAGTGGATAGCAATGATAATCCAATTGATTTTACAATTGCAGACGATGGTTATACATATCAATTTACAGATGAGCGTTTTGCAGGTATAACAATGTCTCCAGCGTTATATGACGACGTTTACGCATTTTGTCTAAATATTGAGAATAGGGCTTGGTATTTTACAAACTTCACAGAATCTGGCGAATATGAATACTTTAATCGATATGGAAACTTAAGCAAAATTCAAACTCCAGAAACAGCAGTATTTGATGGCTATGAAAATTTAGCTACAAACCGTGGCTATATTTGGTCTAGAACTATTCCATTATTAAAAGATTATATTTTTCTTGGATCTGGTGCTGACACTTTTGCAATTGCGTTTCCACAATATGATTATGTAGGATTTCATAATTACGGGTATTGGGAGAACTTAGTGACAAAACCACACAGCTTATATCTTCAAATTGCTGTACAAACTGGTGTTATTTCCTTAATTGCATTTTTAGTATTTTATATTATGTATTTTATTAGTTGTATAAAACTTTACATTAATGATAAGTCTAATTCTAAACTTACCTACATTGGCATAGCTATATTTGTAGGGACTATAAGTTATATGATAAGTGCAATTTCAAATGACTCAAGTATAACAGTAGCTCCAGTATTTTGGGCTGTCATTGGTGTCGGAATCGCTGTAAATCAAATTGTAAAACAAAATAACTTAGAGTCGAAAATTTTAGATGAGAGGAAATAACTAAATGACAAAATTAGATGAGCTTATGAAATGTATTCATAATGATCATGTCTATATACAAATGCACAACTTCCCAGACCAAGATGCAATTGCAAGCGCTAGAGGCTTACAATATCTTTTAGAATCAAAGGGAAAAGTTGCAACAATTGTTTATCACGGCATTATCGATAAAGAGAATACTATCATGATGATTAATTTATTAAATATAAAGCTCATTCCAATTGAATATATTCAATTTAATACGAATGACGAAATTATACTTGTTGATGGACAAAAGGGAAATATTAATATGCATGGTTTAAAAGGTAATGTAATTGCTTGTATTGACCATCATAAAAAACAAAATACAGATTGCTATTTATATCATGATATTCAAAGTAATGCAGGTGCTTGCTCCTCCATCATTGCAAGCTACTATAAAGAAAATAATATAGAAATACCTGTGGATATTGCTACTGCTTTAGTATATGGACAGCGTATCGATACCACATTCATGACACGTAATGTATCAGAAATTGACATTGATATGTTTTACTTCTTATATAAAGTAGCGAATCACAGTCAACTCCGTAGATTCGATACAAGCACTATGAATGTTAACAATTTAGAAAATTATCAAAATGCAATCTCTAACTTAAGAATCTATGGCTACGTAGGTATATCAAATGTTGGAAATGATTGTTCAGAAGCGATGATTGGAAGTATTTCTGACTTCTTGTTAACACTCTCAGAAATCGAGTTTACATTGCTTTATTCTTATCGTGCAGGTGGTTTAAAGTTTTCAATTCGCTGTACCTGGGACACAATTGATGTATCCGAAATTATTAACCATGCTTTAGAAGGCTACGGTGAAGGTGGTGGCCATTCAGATATGGCAGCTGGTTTTATCCCACAGATAGCGACCGAGCATGAAGCTATGGAAATTGCAAAAATTATAGAGCAACGTGTGGTTGAATTAATTAATGCTCAAATAAAAGCAGAACAAATGAATATGCAAATTTAAATTAAAAACTCTTGAACGAATACTTACGTAAATGTATAGAATTCATTCAAGAGTTTTTTAACTATAATAATTCTTTTATAATTTCGTTAATCTTGCCAGGGTTCGCTTTCCCCTTCATCTCTTTCATCGTCTGACCAACAATAAATCCAAGCGCTTTTTCTTTTCCAGCCTTAAAATCTGCTATGGATTGCGGATTTGCTTCCATTACTTTAAGAATTGTTTCACGCAATACTCCATCATCATTAACCATTACAAGTCCATGCTCTATAACGTATTGCTTCGGATTAACATCATTTTTAAATATTTGCTCAAATACTTCTTTTGCAACTGTACGGTTTATTTTACCCTCGTCAATTAACTGAATCAACTCTGCTAACTTTTCTGGACTAAGGGATAAGTCTTCTGCATCTATTTCCACTTCTTTTAATAAACGCATTGTCTCTACCATAAGCCAGTTTGATACCTCTTTTGGTTTATTACAGATGGCAACCGTAGCTTCAAATATATCTGCTAATCTTTTTGATCCAGTAATTATACTAGCATCATATTCAGGAATATCATACTCCCTTTCATAGCGAAGCATCTTCGCATCTCTAAGCTCTGGTTCTTTATCCTTAATTTCTTTTAACCACTCATCACTGATTTCAATTGGCACTAGGTCTGGCTCTGGGAAATAGCGATAATCTTGCGCATCTTCCTTACTACGCATTGCAAAGCTAGTATCTTTATTATCATCCCATCGTCTTGTTTCTTGAATTACTTTCTTGCCATATTCCAATACTTCAATTTGGCGTTTTCTCTCGCCTTCAATCGCTCTTGCAATTGCCTTAAATGAGTTCATATTCTTCATTTCTGTACGTGTTCCAAATTCTTTTGCACCAACTTCTCTTACAGAAAGGTTGATATCTGCACGTAATGAACCTTCTTGCATTTTACAGTCTGAAACTCCAAGGTACTGTAAGATTAGCTTTAGTTTTTCAAGATAAGCAATAACCTCATCTGCAGACCGCATATCTGGTTCACTAACAATTTCAATTAGAGGGACACCACAACGATTATAATCAACTAAGGTAGCATCTTCCCATGGATCATGAATTAATTTACCTGCATCTTCTTCCATATGAATTTCATGAATTCCAATTTTCTTTTTCACTCCATCCACTTCAATTTCAATATGTCCATCTTTACATATTGGTAAGTAAAGTTGTGAAACCTGATATGCCTTTGGAAGGTCTGGGTAAAAATAATTTTTACGATCAAATTTACATTTTTGTGTGATTTTGCAATTCGTTGCAAGCCCAGCTGCAATTGCATATTCAACAACTTTTTTATTTAAAACAGGTAAGGTACCTGGCATTCCTGTACAAACAGGGCAGCAATGCGTATTTGGATCGCTTCCAAACTGTGTCGTACATCCACAGAATATCTTTGTTTTCGTTGCTAGTTCTACGTGAACTTCCAATCCTATTACTGTTTCATATGATTTCATATTAACCTCCATATTGCCGTTAAGCCGCTCAATCTGGTTGAAATTCCTTTTTCAACCAACCCTCCTTTAAACTAACTTTGGTCTTTGATATTCTCTAGTTTTTTCATAACTATATGCAGCACGGATAATATCCTTTTCACCAAATGGTTTTCCTATCATCTGTAGTCCGATTGGAAGACCTTTTTTATCCATTCCACATGGTAAACTAATTGCAGGAAGCCCCGCCAAGTTTACAGAAACCGTATAAATATCACCAAGATACATTTTTAAAGGATCTGATAAGCTTTCACCAAGCTTAGGTGCCGTTGTTGGAGCCGTTGGACCAAGGATTACATCATATTTTTCAAAGGCTTTATCAAATCCTTGTTTGATTAGTGCCTTAACCTTTAACGCTTTATTGTAATATGCATCGTAATAACCAGAACTCAATACAAAGGCGCCAATCATCATTCTGCGTTTTACTTCATTTCCAAAACCTTCGCTTCTTGTATGTTTATAGAGTTCTTGGAGATTTTCAAACTTCTCAGTACGATAGCCATATTTCACACCATCATATCGAGATA encodes:
- a CDS encoding O-antigen ligase family protein, whose translation is MSNKYNTGSRKKNTVAETRTKTESFFLLLPLLLIVTVLPLIVKAHDYNTGLSIFDWFPKSDGFTDFFLYYKQWFFVTICGVILLIICFRAFTDKKTLKFKPIFIPLGTYAFLALLSTIVSKYSKFGYTGMFEQFENVFALLGYALVVYYAFLIIRTEDEVTLMVDALAVGALILCTIGAFQAFGLDMYASSYEITMEKGRTYASLYNPNYVGVYTSFLIPMFSVILINAKKLYQFVLYGLVLITSVISLFGSQSKAGFASILVAALFILIFLRKQLLKKWKIIVPIVVIIIGSFFVVNKINNNAFINAIKYVFNTTKLPEPNLTSIETKEDGVYVTYKGNVLKATIIIEDNTIMYSAVDSNDNPIDFTIADDGYTYQFTDERFAGITMSPALYDDVYAFCLNIENRAWYFTNFTESGEYEYFNRYGNLSKIQTPETAVFDGYENLATNRGYIWSRTIPLLKDYIFLGSGADTFAIAFPQYDYVGFHNYGYWENLVTKPHSLYLQIAVQTGVISLIAFLVFYIMYFISCIKLYINDKSNSKLTYIGIAIFVGTISYMISAISNDSSITVAPVFWAVIGVGIAVNQIVKQNNLESKILDERK
- a CDS encoding DHH family phosphoesterase is translated as MTKLDELMKCIHNDHVYIQMHNFPDQDAIASARGLQYLLESKGKVATIVYHGIIDKENTIMMINLLNIKLIPIEYIQFNTNDEIILVDGQKGNINMHGLKGNVIACIDHHKKQNTDCYLYHDIQSNAGACSSIIASYYKENNIEIPVDIATALVYGQRIDTTFMTRNVSEIDIDMFYFLYKVANHSQLRRFDTSTMNVNNLENYQNAISNLRIYGYVGISNVGNDCSEAMIGSISDFLLTLSEIEFTLLYSYRAGGLKFSIRCTWDTIDVSEIINHALEGYGEGGGHSDMAAGFIPQIATEHEAMEIAKIIEQRVVELINAQIKAEQMNMQI
- the gatB gene encoding Asp-tRNA(Asn)/Glu-tRNA(Gln) amidotransferase subunit GatB, which translates into the protein MKSYETVIGLEVHVELATKTKIFCGCTTQFGSDPNTHCCPVCTGMPGTLPVLNKKVVEYAIAAGLATNCKITQKCKFDRKNYFYPDLPKAYQVSQLYLPICKDGHIEIEVDGVKKKIGIHEIHMEEDAGKLIHDPWEDATLVDYNRCGVPLIEIVSEPDMRSADEVIAYLEKLKLILQYLGVSDCKMQEGSLRADINLSVREVGAKEFGTRTEMKNMNSFKAIARAIEGERKRQIEVLEYGKKVIQETRRWDDNKDTSFAMRSKEDAQDYRYFPEPDLVPIEISDEWLKEIKDKEPELRDAKMLRYEREYDIPEYDASIITGSKRLADIFEATVAICNKPKEVSNWLMVETMRLLKEVEIDAEDLSLSPEKLAELIQLIDEGKINRTVAKEVFEQIFKNDVNPKQYVIEHGLVMVNDDGVLRETILKVMEANPQSIADFKAGKEKALGFIVGQTMKEMKGKANPGKINEIIKELL